Proteins co-encoded in one Malus sylvestris chromosome 9, drMalSylv7.2, whole genome shotgun sequence genomic window:
- the LOC126583978 gene encoding coniferyl alcohol acyltransferase-like, with amino-acid sequence MGRGEFKVTMSNQEVVAAALPLQEYWLPLSNLDLLLPPLDVGVFFCYKNKQSMSFGSMVGVLKKAMAQALVTFYAFSGEVVPNSDEEPEILCNNRGVDFTEAFADIELKELNFYDPDQSVEGKLVPKKKHGVLAVQVTELNCGGVVVACTFDHRIADAYSTNMFLVSWAEMAQSKSLTIQPTFRRSLLNPRRPGHIDPSLNEMYVPVTALPPPSKGRTTDDHDHLISRIYYITSEQLENLQALASSNGYKRTKLESFCAFLWKMVAKSDTSNDRAQKLCKMGIVVDGRARLSEGNYQNDHATLMAAYFGNVLSIPFGGENIEDLTEKPLSWVAEEVHDFLECAVTKEHFLGLIDWVESHRPVPGLAKIYYSGSNEGPAFVVSSGQRFPSSKVDFGWGSPVFGSYHFPWGGSAGYVMPMPSPVGNGDWIVYMHMMKGQMELMEKEAAHVLRPLTFDYLN; translated from the exons ATGGGGAGAGGAGAGTTCAAGGTGACGATGAGCAACCAAGAAGTGGTGGCAGCTGCCTTGCCACTGCAAGAGTATTGGCTACCACTCTCCAACCTTGACTTGCTTTTGCCACCTTTGGACGTTGGAGTTTTCTTTTGCTACAAAAATAAGCAAAGCATGAGCTTTGGGTCCATGGTTGGGGTTCTGAAGAAGGCCATGGCGCAAGCTCTTGTGACTTTCTACGCCTTCTCTGGTGAGGTGGTGCCGAACTCTGACGAGGAGCCTGAGATTCTATGCAACAACCGTGGCGTTGATTTCACTGAAGCGTTTGCAGATATTGAgctcaaggagctcaactttTATGACCCTGATCAGAGCGTTGAGGGGAAGCTGGTGCCCAAGAAGAAGCATGGTGTCTTGGCTGTCCAG GTAACTGAGCTCAACTGTGGTGGTGTGGTGGTGGCATGCACGTTTGATCATCGCATTGCAGATGCCTACTCAACCAACATGTTTCTGGTCTCATGGGCTGAGATGGCTCAGTCCAAATCCCTCACTATCCAACCAACTTTTCGTCGTTCTTTGCTTAACCCTCGTCGTCCTGGTCACATCGACCCCTCCCTAAACGAAATGTACGTGCCCGTCACGGCGTTGCCGCCTCCCAGTAAAGGCCGTACTACTGATGATCATGACCATCTCATCAGCCGCATATACTATATCACATCCGAGCAGCTTGAAAATCTCCAAGCCCTAGCTTCCTCCAATGGCTACAAAAGGACCAAGCTCGAGTCCTTCTGTGCATTCTTGTGGAAAATGGTAGCAAAAAGTGACACTAGTAATGATCGTGCCcaaaaattatgtaaaatggGCATTGTTGTTGATGGACGGGCAAGATTAAGTGAAGGAAATTACCAAAACGACCATGCAACTCTAATGGCTGCATACTTTGGAAATGTGCTGTCTATTCCATTTGGTGGGGAAAATATTGAAGACCTAACAGAGAAGCCACTGAGTTGGGTAGCTGAGGAAGTCCATGATTTTTTGGAATGTGCTGTGACCAAGGAACATTTTTTGGGGTTGATAGATTGGGTTGAATCTCATAGACCAGTGCCAGGCTTGGCCAAAATATACTACAGTGGGAGCAATGAGGGGCCAGCATTTGTTGTGTCGTCCGGCCAACGGTTCCCCAGCTCCAAGGTGGATTTTGGGTGGGGCTCGCCTGTTTTTGGGTCGTACCATTTCCCGTGGGGAGGCAGTGCTGGGTATGTTATGCCAATGCCAAGTCCAGTTGGTAATGGTGACTGGATTGTGTACATGCACATGATGAAAGGGCAGATGGAGTTGATGGAGAAAGAGGCTGCTCATGTGTTAAGGCCCTTGACTTTTGATTATCTTAATTAG